In Candidatus Neomarinimicrobiota bacterium, the genomic window CCTGTGTTTAGTTTCATTTTTCTCCCGTGCCTGTTTTACCTGTACCCATTTCGATTACAACCAATTTAATGTTCGCTGTTCCCTGTTCCACAAAATCAAGTTTCAGCGCCGCCGCATAGGAGCAATCCAATATCCTGTTGTTTGCGAATGGCCCCCTGTCGTTTATTCGTATCTTGAGAGTCTTTCGGTTATCAAGGTTCGTTACCTTTATTATCGTTCCGAGCGGAAGAAATCTGTGAGC contains:
- a CDS encoding septal ring lytic transglycosylase RlpA family protein; protein product: MGIIKLTPLLIFVGLLSCSPNPHFRADGINNERKSSKQNATGLEKIQYGVSSYYGPKFHGRKTANGEIFDMYKVSAAHRFLPLGTIIKVTNLDNRKTLKIRINDRGPFANNRILDCSYAAALKLDFVEQGTANIKLVVIEMGTGKTGTGEK